The DNA sequence CTCGGATAGTGCCTTCCGAAGTAGACCCGCGCGTACCCGACGCCCACCGCCAGTCCGTAGAACACGACACGGTACTTCGGGTAGCGATGGCTCAGCACCGTCGCGACGCTGAACGCGGTGGTCGCGTGGCCCGATGGCATCGAGCGCGTGTCCTCCGGGTTGAGCGGGCGCGGACGCCGGATCGTCCGTTTGAGCCCTTCGGTGACTGCCATACT is a window from the Candidatus Poribacteria bacterium genome containing:
- a CDS encoding phosphatase PAP2 family protein → SMAVTEGLKRTIRRPRPLNPEDTRSMPSGHATTAFSVATVLSHRYPKYRVVFYGLAVGVGYARVYFGRHYPSDVLAGAAIGIVMPRIVLRYETDILSIAF